Genomic segment of Mycolicibacterium sarraceniae:
AATCTGCAAGCTCGACATGATTCGCACAGTACGCAGCCGGGTCGACACCCAACACCCACTGTAAGTGCGTACTTTTGCGTCCTTTTCAGGGCGATTTTGCGAATGTTGCGAATGCCGTGGGTTGTAGGCTGCTGGCGTGGTTGGGGTGCCGTCTAGGACCTTCGCCGGCGCGCGTTTGCGCCGCCTGCGGGAGGAGCACGGCCTTACTCAGGTCGCGCTGGCCAGAGCACTGGATCTGTCGACGAGCTACGTCAATCAGCTCGAGAACGACCAGCGGCCGATCACCGTGCCGGTGCTGCTGACACTGACCGAGCGGTTCAATCTCCCCGCCCATTTCTTCGCCACCGACTCCGATGCCCGGCTCGTGGCCGACCTACGGGAAAGCCTCGCTGAAAGCCAGGCGACCACGACGCAGATCGAGGAGCTTGCGGCCCGCATGCCCGATGTCGGGCAAGCCATCGTCAGCCTGCACCGCCGGATGGTCAACGCGACCGCCGAAGTGGAAGCGCTGCGTAGTCGAGCCAGCGTCGATATCCCCGACGACCCGGAACGGCCGATGCCCTTCGAAGAGGTCCGCGACTTCTTCTACGACCGCAAGAACTATGTCGACGAACTCGACCGGGCAGCAGAGGAACTATTCGACGCCTACCAACTGCGGGTGGGTGAGCTGGATGTGCAGCTGATCCGAGTGCTCGCCGAGGATCTCGGTATCACCGCTGTGCTGGACGACGGAAAGACACTGGGCCCCAATGTCAAACGCCGGTATCGACCAGACACCGCCATCCTGCACATCGCGCGATGGCTACACCCGGGCCAGCGGGCGTTCCAGATGGCCACCCAGCTAGCGCTGCTGACCCAGGCCGACGCCTTCGACGCCATCCTGGCCACCGACGATCAACTCACACCCGAGGCCCGCGAGGTAGCCCGCATCGGGCTGGCGAACTATTTCGCAGGAGCTCTGCTTTTGCCCTACCGCCGGTTCCTGCAGTCCGCCAACGAACTTCGCTATGACATCGACCAGCTGGCCCGCCGCTTCGAGGTCGGTTTCGAAACCGTCTGCCACCGGCTTTCTACGTTGCAGCGCCCGGACGCGCGCGGTGTGCCGTTCATCTTCGTCCGCGCCGATGCCGCAGGCAACATCTCGAAGCGGCAGTCCGCCACGGCCTTCCACTTCTCCCGCGTCGGTGGCAGCTGTCCGCTGTGGGTGGTGCACCATGCGTTCAACCGGCCCGGCGAGTTCAGCACCCAGGTAGCGCAGATGCCTGACGGCCGGTCGTACTTCTGGATCGCCCGCACCACCGACTCACCGCCGAGCCGCTATCTCGGGCAGCGCAAGACGTTCGCCGTCGGGCTCGGCTGCGAGCTCAATCATGCTGACAAGCTGATCTATTCCGCGGGTGTGGATCTGGCTGACGCCGAGACCAGTGTCGCGATCGGCGCGGGCTGCAAGGTCTGCGATCGGCCTGCGTGCGCACAACGCGCGTTTCCCTACATCGGCCGGCCGGTGCACATCGATCCGCACGCCAGCACCGATCAGCCCTACCCGTCGGCGGCGACCAGCTGAGCTACAGTCAGGGTCGCGTGTAGCGGCAGGAATCCGGTGCGAGTCCGCAACGGTCGCGCCACTGTGCCACACGCACTCGTTATCCACATTTTGGGGACGCGAAATCCCCGGAGTGAGTCGTCGGCATGGCCGCACATACAGCACATCATGAACGAGAAAGCCGAGTGGACTCGTCAGGCTATCGATGTCATGACGGCGTGGTCGGCAAGCGGCTGCGACTCCCGATTCGCCGCCAATCGCGTCGCAGCATATGCCGGCGAAGAACCGGCCGGGGCAATGAAACTCACCGTCGATGAAGCCGAGCATCCGCGGCACCTTGCCGAGCGGATCATTGTTATCGCCGGACGGATGCAGTGAACCCTGCACAGCCTTATAGCCATCCATATTGAGCCGCGCCGCCATCAGTTGCGACCCCAGCGCGGTGAGCTCGTTACCGGTCGCATCGGTCTTGTCCCCCATGTACACCTGGCGGGCAAGCTCGTCGTAGCGGCGTTGCATCGAATCGATATTGTTCTGAGTGGTCTCCGATCAGCTCACCGAGGTGCTGCTGGTTGTGCGTGTCGCGGTCGACGAACGGCATGCCCGGGTGGTTGCCGACACTGTGGTCGCGGCTGTACAGAAAGTCCTTGTCCTCCTGGGACAGCTTGTCCCAAAGGTCGCGAAACTGCTTGGGGTTGCCGGCCACCGGATCGATCTCCATCCCCAACGACTCGGCATCGGCCTTCAGACTGGCCAACGCCGACTTGATCTTCTCGATGTTGTCCGCGGCGCCACCATGCTGATCGCGCCTCATGTGATGTGAGATTGGTCCCGCTCACAACCCGTCCGCGACGGCCACAGCGTCGAATACCGCGTATGGAGCGATATGACGTGGCGATTGTCGGCGGGGGTCCGGCAGGGGCATCTGCAGCCTGGCGGGCCGTGCAGAGCGGAGCGCGAGTTGTCTTGCTGGATAAGGCCGAATTCCCGCGTGACAAGCCACGCGGCGATGGCCTGACTGCTCGCGCGGTCAGTCTCATCCAAAAGATGGGACTGGCTGACGAGGTCGACAAATTCCACCGCGTCAATCGGGCGACGATCTTCAGCCCCAATCGGTTGGAGCTGTCATTCCCGAGCCGCCCCGGCATGCCCAACCATGGCCACTGTGCGCCTCGCCGCGAACTGGACCCGCTGCTGCTGAAGAACGCCCAGTCCGCAGGCGCCGAGGTGCGCCAGTCCACCGAGGTCGCCGGCCCCATCATCGACGCCGACGGACGAGTGACGGGGTTGGCGCGCAAAGATGGGGAGTAGGTGTTCGCCGACGCGGTGATCGCCGCCGACGGCACCTACTCGCCCGTCGAACGGGCCCTCGGCCTGACGTCGCGGTACAACGGCTACTCGGCGATCGCGATTCGCACCGAGATGCAGGCGAACCGTCCCGACTCCGACTCCCTCGACATCCATATGAAGTTGGCGTTTCAGGGCGATCAGCTGCCCGGCTACGGCTGGGTGTTTCCGATGGGCGGGGGCTGCCTTATCGGGCTGGGTTACGTCAACAGCTACAAGCGCTGGCAGCAGATCAACGTCACCCGAGTGCTCCGCGAGTTCCTCGAGACGCTGCCACCCGAGTGGGAACTGCCCTCCATCGACGAGCTGCGGGCGGCCAAGGCTGTGCAGGCCTGGCGGCTGCCGCGAATTCCTCGACATCGCGCCTGATGATGCTGTGCAGCAATATGACCCCGTCAGGCGGCAGCAGCGTATGAGCGGCCCGGAAGAAACCGTCGTAGCGGGCGCGACCGAACTGCTCCCAGCCTTGCAGCAGAACGTGTTTGGCGCGCGGACTGGCGTTCTCGTCGAGGAGTCGCTGCGCGCTGGCTTGTTGGTTGCGGCTCAAGGTCAGCCCGATGACGTTGACGTCAAAGCGCTCCACGGCCCTGTTCAGGGTGGCGCCCCGGCTGCACCCGATGTCGAGCAGCGTCATGCCCGGCTCCAGTCCCAGCTTGCTCAGCGACAGATCGATCTTGGCGATCTGGGCCTGCTCCAGGGTCATGTCGGCACGTTCGAAACACGCACAGCTGTAGGTCTGGGTGGGGTCGAGGAACAGCCGGAAGAATTCATCGGGTAGGTCTTAGTGCGCCTGAACATCGTCGAAATGCGTTGTCAGCACGCGAGTTCCCGAAGCGTCCGGTGCAGTCATATTCAGGTATTCGGCGCTGACGACGTCGTGGATGGGATCGGGGTTGGCCAAGCCGCCGACATTGCCACCCACCCGGCGCGGGCGCTGCGCCGAATGACGGGCATGAGTCACGGCGTCGGTCGGCGATCACTCGCCGTTGTGGGTGGTGGAGTCGCGGGCCTGACCGCCGCATACGTGCTGGCACGGCGGAACCGGGTGACGTTGTTCGAGGCCGACAGCCGTGTCGGCGGCATGCGCACACTCACCTGCTCGATGACGGGTACGGCCAGACGGTCGCGGTGGACTCCGCGTTTCTGGTGCATAACGATCGCACATACCCGACGTGGTGCCGCCTGTTCGACGAACTGGGCATCGCCACCCGCGAAACCGGAGCACGGTTGACGGAACGCTGTATGAAAAACGCGATACCGGTGGCGTGCACCCCCGTAGCGCCGCGCCGCGAACAGGATCAGCGAACCCCAGCCGCAGCCGACATCGAGCAGCCGCAGGCCCTCGGCGAGAACGCGTTTGCGGCAGATGAGGTCGACTTTCTCAGTCTGCGCCTCAGGCAACGTTTGCCGGTCATCGGTGAAACATGCCGACGAGTACGCCACGTGGTCATCGAGAAGTAGGCGATAGAAGTCGTTGGACAGATCGTAGTGATGGGCGGTCGCGCCGTCTGCTGTGCCGACGAGTGCTTCGAGGCGCTGCGCAACGTTCAGCACCGGTATTCGTCACCGCCGGCCCACCGGATGGGTGTGGGCCCGCCGTTGCGACCGGATCAGGTCAGCGGCAGTGTGGCGAAAATCTGTCCCGTCGGTTGTGGGGAACCTTGCCCGGGCTCGAGTGTGAACGCCAGCGCGTTGGTGTTTCCGAGATCGGTGAGCATCGCCGTTGTCGACGGCCGCACGGTATCGGTGCCCATCGTGCCTGCCGATTTCGGGGTCCCACCGTCGAGCAGCCACATTTGGTAGACCGAACCCGGCGGTGGCGGGGCGACGTTGTTCATCACCAGCACCGCGGCATTGGTGTCGCGTGAGTAGACGAGGGTGGCCATGCCCCCGGTCGGGATGGCGGCGGTGGTGGTCCGGACGTCTGGAGCCTCGAGCACGCGTGCGGCGGTCGGCGTGCTGGGGGTCGGTGGGCGCAGTACAGCGACCGCGCCGAGCGCCCCGAGCCCGATGACCAAAGCTGCAGCGGCGGCGATGAGCGGCCTGCGCCAGGAGCGACGGGGTGCCTTGACCTGTGGTGTGGCCGCTGCCAGGATCCGCTCCCGCAGCTCGGGCGGCGGCTCGACGGCAGTGGCGGCCGACACCAGGGCCATCATTTCGCGATAGGCCCGCACCTCATCGCGAAAAGCTTGGGCCAACGCCGCAGGTGCGGCGTCAAGACTGCGCTCGATGTCGGCGCGCTGGTCATCGTCGACGGCTCCGAGGGCGTACACCCCCGCGAGTTCCATCAGCTCGAAATCTGCCGGGCCTGTCATGCCACAGCCAGACAGTTGCGCAGGCCCCGCAAGGCATCTCGGATCCGCGATTTGATGGTCGACAGATTTGCCGAAAGCCGTGCCGACACCTCCGGATAGGTCAATCCGCCGTAATAGGCGAGCTCGATGCACTCTCGTTGGACGTCGGTGAGCGAACCGAGGCATTCGGCGACGCGGCGGCGGTCCTCTCCGACGAGCACCGCTTCGGCCACATCGTCGCCGGGGCGCTCGACGGTGGCCGTTCCGTAGCGGTCTTCACGCCGACGGCTCGCCTCTTCAGATCGCACCCGCTCGACAGCGCGACCGTGGGCGACCGTCATCAGCCAGGCCATCGCCGATCCGGCCGCCGGGTCGTACTTGGTGGCATTGCGCCACACGTGAAGGAAGATGTCCTGGGTGGTTTCCTGGCTATAACCGGGATCCCGCAGGATCCGTAGCACCAGCCCGTACACCCGCGCCTTGGTCAGGTCATAGAACGTGGCGAATGCCTCGGCATCCTGCCGCGCTGCCCGCGCCAGCAATGCCTCAAGCTCCTTGCGCGGCGGCGGCGATCCGTTCATCAAGCCATAGCCTAACCACAGACAGGCGCCGGATTCCCCTGAATCCAGCGTCGCGACGGTCGACTCCATCTCCCGCCGCGCATCCATAACAGCTATTCGCTACTGAACCGCTGACAGATGGCGCCACGCGTCCATTGACGCTCGCTATGATCCTGCCGGCACCAATCGTCGTCCCTCCCGATCGGATTCACCATGACTGAACACGTCGAACAGCTGGAGTTCCAGGCCGAGGCCCGCCAGTTGCTTGATCTGATGATTCACTCCGTGTACTCCAACAAGGATTCATTCCTGCGGGAGTTGATCTCGAACGCCTCCGATGCGCTGGACAAACTGCGCCTGGAAGCGTTCCGGAACAAGGACATCGACGTCGACACCTCCGATCTGCACATCGAGATCGACATCGACAAGGACGCCCGCACGCTCACGATCCGCGACAACGGGATCGGGATGACCCGCGACGAGGTGGTCGGCCTGATCGGCACGCTGGCCAAGTCCGGCACCGCCGAACTGCGCCAACAGCTCAGGGAGGCGCAGAATGCCGCCGCATCCGAAGAACTGATCGGCCAGTTCGGCATCGGCTTCTACTCGTCGTTCATGGTGGCCGACAAGGTCACCCTCCTCACCCGTAAAGCGGGCGAGACCTCGGCAACCCGATGGGAGTCCAGCGGCGAGGGCACCTACACCGTGGCCGCCGTCGACGACGCGCCGCAAGGCACGTCGGTCACCTTGCATCTCAAGCCCGAGGATGCCGAGGACGAGCTGCACGACTACACCGCCGAATGGAAGATCCGGGCACTGGTCAAGCAATACTCGGACTTCATCGCCTGGCCCATTCGGATGCAGGTGGAGCGGCGCAGCCCGGCGACCGAGGACGGCGAAGGCGAGGCGGTCACCGTCGAGACGGAGACCGTCAACTCCATGAAGGCATTGTGGGCCAGGCCTAAAGACGACGTCTCCGACGAGGAGTACACGGAGTTCTACAAGCACATTGCGCACGCCTGGGACGACCCACTGGAGGTCATCCCGATGAAGGCCGAGGGCACCTTCGAGTACCAGGCACTGTTGTTCATCCCGTCGATCGCCCCGTTCGACCTGTTCAACTCCGATGCCCGAGTCGGTGTGCAGTTGTACGTCAAGCGGGTGTTTATCATGGCCGACTGCGATGAACTGCTGCCGCCCTACCTGCGCTTCGTCAAGGGCGTCGTCGATGCGGCGGACATGTCGCTCAACGTTTCTCGCGAAATTCTGCAGCAAGATCGGCAGATCAAGGCGATCCGCCGCAGGCTCACCAAGAAGGTGCTCGCGACGATCAAGGAGATGCAGTCCGAGCGCCCGGCCGACTACCGAACCTTCTGGGTGCACTTCGGCCGGGTCCTCAAAGAGGGCCTGCTATCCGATGTCGACAACAAGGACACGCTGCTGGCGGTGTCCTCATTCGCCTCGACGCACAGTGACGAGGAACCCACTACGCTGGCCGAATACGTCGGTCGGATGAAAGAGGGTCAGGAGCAGATCTTCTACGCCGCCGGTACATCGCGTCAGCAGCTACTGAGTTCACCGCACCTGGAAGCGTTCAAGGCCAAGGGTTATGAGGTGCTGCTGCTTACCGACCCGGTCGACGAGGTCTGGGTGGATATGGTGCCCGAGTTCGACGGCAAGCGCCTGCAATCTGTCGCCAAGGGCGAGGTTGACCTCGACTCCGAGGAAGACAAGAGCGCGCTCGAGGCCGAACGCTCGCAGTTGGAGCAGGACTACGCCGACCTGCTCGGGTGGCTGGCCGAGACTCTGGGCGAGAACGTTAAAGAAGTGCGCTTATCTACTCGGCTGACCGACTCTCCGGCCTGTCTGATCACCGATAGTTTCGGCATGACGCCCGCGCTCGCGCGCATGTTGCAGGCGTCAGGGCAAACGGTCCCGCAGCAGAAACGCATCCTCGAGCTAAACCCGGGCCATCCGTTGGTGGCCGGATTGAGAGACGGGTTCTCGAGCCGCGGGGGCGACGCCGCGCTCGCCGAAACAGCCGAATTGCTCTACGGCACAGCACTTCTGGCTGAGGGTGGCACGCTGGAAGATCCTGCGAAGTTCGCGGCGCTGCTAGCGGATCGGTTGGCGCGGACCGTCTAGAAGGCCTCTCTCGAGGGTTTCCCTCCGACCGGCATGAGATCGTACGGCGGCGCTCCGACCCCACTGACCATCAGTTGGCCGGAGGGGACTTTCTCGACGAGACGAACGGCGGCGCTTCGGCTTCCAATCCGCAGTCGAGCCTGCTTGCCCGCCGCCAGATCCTCGGGCGCTCCGTAGGCGAGGCCTTGCCAGTGGTACTGCCCGTCGATCGGGCTGAGGTGACCAGCGAGGCGGACCCGGACCTCATAACGCGCGTCGGCCACATCCAGTTCGGCTGTGCCGTCGAAGACACCGTTCTCGTCCACTGTGGTCACAGGAAGTTGGTCCGCTTCCACATCCGGCGGCTGATCCAGTTCATCAGCCCGATCTCGTCGAGGAACGCCGCCAAAGGCGCGAATCCGGCACGCGTCGTCTCATGGAAGTACGGATTGGCGCGGGCCTGGCGGCGCGCTTCCCGGCCGTCGAGACCGGCCCGCCGGTACACGGCGCGGTTGGTGAACAGGTAGCGGTAGAACGGTCCCCCGGCGCCGTGGACGCTGGCGAGTAGAAACCGGTTG
This window contains:
- a CDS encoding short-chain fatty acyl-CoA regulator family protein — its product is MVGVPSRTFAGARLRRLREEHGLTQVALARALDLSTSYVNQLENDQRPITVPVLLTLTERFNLPAHFFATDSDARLVADLRESLAESQATTTQIEELAARMPDVGQAIVSLHRRMVNATAEVEALRSRASVDIPDDPERPMPFEEVRDFFYDRKNYVDELDRAAEELFDAYQLRVGELDVQLIRVLAEDLGITAVLDDGKTLGPNVKRRYRPDTAILHIARWLHPGQRAFQMATQLALLTQADAFDAILATDDQLTPEAREVARIGLANYFAGALLLPYRRFLQSANELRYDIDQLARRFEVGFETVCHRLSTLQRPDARGVPFIFVRADAAGNISKRQSATAFHFSRVGGSCPLWVVHHAFNRPGEFSTQVAQMPDGRSYFWIARTTDSPPSRYLGQRKTFAVGLGCELNHADKLIYSAGVDLADAETSVAIGAGCKVCDRPACAQRAFPYIGRPVHIDPHASTDQPYPSAATS
- a CDS encoding FAD-dependent oxidoreductase; this encodes MSHGVGRRSLAVVGGGVAGLTAAYVLARRNRVTLFEADSRVGGMRTLTCSMTGTARRSRWTPRFWCITIAHTRRGAACSTNWASPPAKPEHG
- a CDS encoding anti-sigma factor, whose product is MTGPADFELMELAGVYALGAVDDDQRADIERSLDAAPAALAQAFRDEVRAYREMMALVSAATAVEPPPELRERILAAATPQVKAPRRSWRRPLIAAAAALVIGLGALGAVAVLRPPTPSTPTAARVLEAPDVRTTTAAIPTGGMATLVYSRDTNAAVLVMNNVAPPPPGSVYQMWLLDGGTPKSAGTMGTDTVRPSTTAMLTDLGNTNALAFTLEPGQGSPQPTGQIFATLPLT
- the sigK gene encoding ECF RNA polymerase sigma factor SigK; this translates as MNGSPPPRKELEALLARAARQDAEAFATFYDLTKARVYGLVLRILRDPGYSQETTQDIFLHVWRNATKYDPAAGSAMAWLMTVAHGRAVERVRSEEASRRREDRYGTATVERPGDDVAEAVLVGEDRRRVAECLGSLTDVQRECIELAYYGGLTYPEVSARLSANLSTIKSRIRDALRGLRNCLAVA
- the htpG gene encoding molecular chaperone HtpG — protein: MTEHVEQLEFQAEARQLLDLMIHSVYSNKDSFLRELISNASDALDKLRLEAFRNKDIDVDTSDLHIEIDIDKDARTLTIRDNGIGMTRDEVVGLIGTLAKSGTAELRQQLREAQNAAASEELIGQFGIGFYSSFMVADKVTLLTRKAGETSATRWESSGEGTYTVAAVDDAPQGTSVTLHLKPEDAEDELHDYTAEWKIRALVKQYSDFIAWPIRMQVERRSPATEDGEGEAVTVETETVNSMKALWARPKDDVSDEEYTEFYKHIAHAWDDPLEVIPMKAEGTFEYQALLFIPSIAPFDLFNSDARVGVQLYVKRVFIMADCDELLPPYLRFVKGVVDAADMSLNVSREILQQDRQIKAIRRRLTKKVLATIKEMQSERPADYRTFWVHFGRVLKEGLLSDVDNKDTLLAVSSFASTHSDEEPTTLAEYVGRMKEGQEQIFYAAGTSRQQLLSSPHLEAFKAKGYEVLLLTDPVDEVWVDMVPEFDGKRLQSVAKGEVDLDSEEDKSALEAERSQLEQDYADLLGWLAETLGENVKEVRLSTRLTDSPACLITDSFGMTPALARMLQASGQTVPQQKRILELNPGHPLVAGLRDGFSSRGGDAALAETAELLYGTALLAEGGTLEDPAKFAALLADRLARTV
- a CDS encoding DUF4873 domain-containing protein, whose product is MTTVDENGVFDGTAELDVADARYEVRVRLAGHLSPIDGQYHWQGLAYGAPEDLAAGKQARLRIGSRSAAVRLVEKVPSGQLMVSGVGAPPYDLMPVGGKPSREAF